Within the Acidobacteriota bacterium genome, the region CAATTTTGTTCGTGGTCGGCGTGCAGAATAAACAACACATCCAGGGCGCGTTCGAGAATCGGGTCGGGCTGGTATTTCAACTCCGTGGTCTTAAACATCATGTTTAAGAAATTGCCGGGGTAGCTCAAATCATTGTCCGGGTAAACATACGGAAGTCCCATGCGGTGACGATAGGCAAAAGCCGCAATGGTTGCGACTTTGGCAATCAACCGGGAAATCTGTTTGCGGCGCGAGTCTTCATTGAAAATAGCTTTGGCATCGGGATAAAACGTCGACAACGCGCCGATGGTGCCAATCAACATGCCCATCGGGTGCGCATCATAATGAAAACCGTCAATAAATTTTTTGATGTTTTCGTGAATAAAGGTGTGATGCGTGATATTCCAAGTCCAATCCTTTAACTGCGCTTCATCGGGCAATTCACCATGCAAAATCAGATAAGCGGTTTCGAGATGCGAACTATGTTCGGCGAGTTGTTCAATCGGATAGCCGCGATATCTGAGGATGCCTTTGTCGCCGTCAATCAAGGTGATTTTACTTTTGCACGATGCCGTGTTGGTAAATGCCGGGTCATAAGTCATCAAGCCAAAGTCATCGTCCGAGGTTTTAATCTTGCGTAAATCGATGGCTTTGATGGTGCCGTTGTCAATCGGCACTTCGTACTGCTTGCCGGTTCGATTATCGGTAATGGTGAGAGTTTGTGCGCTCATCTTTGCCTCCTGAAAATTAGTTAACTACTGGTACAGACCGCGCAATTATAAATGAGCCGGTTTGTAACTGTGGAGCGCCCGCACATATTGGGCGCGTTCAAAATCGCTGGGATTGGCGCAGTTTTTCTGGCTCATGCTGCCCTGCAACTGGCGAACCGATTCATATTCGTGTTCTGCCATCCATTCGATTAAATCACGCTCAATGATTTTGATATGGTCTATGCCGCGCCTAAAAAGGACTGAGCATAGCTGTGTGACGTTTGCTCCGACCATCAACATTTTTAACACATCTTGTGCCGTATGGATACCACTGGTTGCAGCAAGTGATGCATGAATGCGCCCGTAAAGAATGGCGATCCAGCGCATCGGCAGGCGCATTGCCTGCGGCGTGCTCAAAATGATGTTGGGAAAAACCTCCAGAGCTTCGAGGTTAAGGTCAGGTTGATAAAAACGGTTAAACAAAACCAGTCCATCGGCTCCTTCACCGTCAAGACGTTTGGCAAAATTGGCGAGGTTGCTGAAAAATGGACTGAGCTTTATCGAAACCGGAATCTTGACATGGGGTTTGACCATTTCAAGTATATCGAGATAGGTGTGCTCGATTTCAACCCCGGAAATATCCGGGTCAGTCGGGATGTAATAAATATTTAATTCGATGGCATCGGCTCCAGCCTGTTCAATCTCTTTCGCATAATCCGTCCAGCCGCCGATGGATGAACCATTGAGACTGCCGATAATCGGAATGTTCACGGCTTCTTTGGCTCTGCGAATGTGATTGAGATAACCTTCGGGTCCGAGATGATAATCGAGCGGTTCGGGAAAAAAGGTCAACGCTTCGGCAAAACTTTCGGTGCCGTAACTCAAATGATAATTCAACTCAAAGCGGTCATTGGTGAGTTGCTCTTCAAACAGCGAATGCAAAACCACGGCTGACGCGCCCGCATCCTCCATGCGTTTGATGTTGTCAAGCTCTTCCGAAAGCGGCGAAGCCGATACAATCAGCGGCGTTCGTAAATTCATTCCCAGATAAGAGGTGTTGAGCTTCATGAGATAACCTTTCGTTTTCAGTTATTCACTGCTTTGAAATTTCCATCCCCACCGGTTTACAAAAATTCAGCCCGGCTGCAATAACCGTTGTTGACTACTGCACGGGTATCACAGCCGGTGTCCACGCACTGAGGCATCACTTTTGCAACTTCGCTAATTCCTTTCCACCGATATTGCCGTTACCGTCCGGCGGTTCCGGTTTTCTCGAGGCAAAGTATTCGTAAAAACGCCAGCGATCATAAACATCTTTTTGCGCTTCCTTGAGCATCCGCTTGGCATCTTCGGGATGACTCTTGGTGAGCATTTTGAAACGATTCTCGCGATAGAGATATTGCTCAAGGGCAATCTTCGGCGCGCGTGAATCAAGCTGAAGCGGGTTTTCGCCGGTTTCGGTTAAATCGGGGTTGTAGCGATAGAGCAACCATTGACCGGATTCGACGGCGGCTTTCTGATTTTGCATGCCAGTCGCCATGTTGATGCCATGCGCGATGCAATGACTATAAGCAATGATGAGCGATGGTCCGTCATAAGCCTCGGCTTCAAGAAAAGCCTTGAGCGTGTGTTCGTCTTTAGCGCCCATCGCAACCCGCGCCACATAGACATTGCCGTAAGTCATGGCAATCAATCCCAAATCTTTTTTCGCGACGGGCTTGCCCCCGGCAGCGAATTTTGCCACCGCCGCGCGCGGTGTGGCTTTCGACATTTGTCCGCCGGTGTTGGAATAGACTTCGGTGTCGAGTACCAGAATGTTGACGTTGCGACCGCTTGCCAGGACATGGTCGAGTCCACCATAACCAATGTCATAAGCCCAGCCGTCGCCGCCAACAATCCATACGCTCTTTTTCACCAGGTAATCGGCGAGACTTTGTAATTGTTTCGCTTCAACCGAATCGAGACCGGCAAGTTGCTGTTTCAATATTTCAACCCGTTCGCGCTGGTCATAAATATCCGCTTCATTTTTTTGCTCGGCATTCAGAATGTGTTCGACCAATTCGTCGCCAACCACACTGGCGAATTTCGGCAACAGTTGTTTGGCAAAGGCAGTTTGCTGGTCAATCGACAATCTGAACCCCAAACCAAACTCGGCATTGTCTTCAAAGAGGGAATTCGACCAGGCGGGACCGCGACCTTCGCCATTTTGTGTGTAAGGCGTGGTCGGCAGATTGCCGCCATAAATCGAAGAACAACCGGTGGCATTGGCAATCACCGTGCGGTCGCCGAAAAGCTGAGTGACCAGTTTGATGTAAGGCGTTTCGCCGCATCCGGCGCATGCCCCGGAAAATTCAAACAGCGGTTCCTGCACCTGTTGTTGACGAATCGTCGAGTTTTTAATCAACCGACGGTCGAGTTCGGGAATCTCTAAATAGAAATCCCAATTGTCGCGTTCGCTTTCGCGAAGCGGCGGTTGCGCTTGCATATTGAGGGCTTTGAGCCGGGTTTCGGTTTTGTTTTTCGCGGGACAAATATCGACGCAAATCCCGCAACCCGTGCAATCTTCGGGTGCCACCTGAATGGTGTATTTCAACCCTTGCCATTCGCGGTCGCGGGCATCACAGGATTTGAAAGATTCGGGCGCGCCTTCGAGATATTTCGCGTCATAGGCTTTAATGCGAATGACACTATGCGGGCAGACCATCGCGCATTTGCCGCATTGAATACACACCTGCGAATCCCAAACCGGAATTTCCAATGCGAGATTGCGTTTTTCCCATTTCGCGGTTGCCGTCGGATAAGTGCCATCGCAAGGCAAGGCGCTCACCGGCAATAAATCGCCCTGACAGGCAATCATTTTTCCCAGTACATCGCGCACAAAAGTCGGAGCAGTTGGCGAGACCGGCGGCGGCATCGCTATGTTGCCGGTCACATCGCCGGGAATCGTAACTTCAAAGAGATGCGCCAAGGTTTCATCCACCGCTTTTAAATTCAACGCGACGATTTCATCGCCTTTTTTGCCATAGGTTTTCCTGATGGAATCTTTGATTGCGACAATCGCTTCGGCTTTCGGCAAGACGCCCGACAGGGCAAAGAAACAGACCTGCATCACCGTATTGATGCGCGTTCCCATGCCGCTTTCTCTGGCTACTTTAGTCGCATCAATGACGAAAAATTTAGCGCGTTTTTCGATTAGCTGTTCCTGCATGGTCTGCGGCAACTCGTGCCAGATTTGCTCTTTTGAATAAGGTGTGTTGAGCAGAAAAGTGCCGCCCTCGACCAACGCCGAAAGCATATCGTAACGTTCGAGGAATATCGGTTGATGACAGGCGACGAAATTCGATTGGGTGATGAGATAGGTTGAACGAATCGGTTCGGGACCAAATCGTAAGTGGGACACGGTGACGGCTCCGGCTTTTTTGGAGTCGTAAACAAAATAGCCTTGCGCGAAATTATCGGTGTTTTCGCCAATGATTTTGATGGAATTTTTATTCGCGCCGACCGTGCCATCCGAACCCAAGCCATAAAACATGGCGCGCACTACGCTTGCGGGTTCGGTTGAAAAACGGTCATCGTATTCGAGACTGGTGAAGGTCACATCGTCATTGATGCCGATGGTGAAATGATTTTTCGGATGTTCATGTTTGAGATTATCGAATAGCGCTTTAACCATCGCGGGGGTGAATTCTTTTGAAGATAACCCGTAACGCCCGCCGACGATTTTCGGCGCGACTTCGAGTTCGCCCCATTGTTTGCTCATTCCTTCGTGAAGCGCGGTGATGCAATCCTGATAAAGCGGTTCGCCGGCGCTGCCCGGCTCTTTGGTGCGGTCAAGCACGGCAATAGCTTTAACGGTTGCCGGTAACGCTTCAACAAAACGTTTAGAATCGAACGGGCGATACAAGCGCACTTTCAACACCCCGACCTTTTCGCCCTGGGCGTTTAAGTAATCGACGGTTTCGTGAACCGCTTCCGCGCCCGAACCCATTAAAACAATAATGCGCTCGGCATCCGTTGCGCCGTGATATTCATAGAGGTGATACTGCCGTCCGGTAATTGCCGCGAATTTATCCATCGCCTTCTGCAAAATATCCGGGCATTTGTCATAGAAAGGATTGACGGTTTCGCGGGCTTGAAAATAGACATCGGGGTTTTGCGCCGTGCCGCGCAGCACCGGATGGTCGGGCGAAAGCGCGCGCCCGCGATGCGCCAGCACTAAATCGAGGTCAATCATTTCGCGCATATCATCGTCGGTGAGCAGTTCGACTTTGGCGACTTCATGCGAGGTGCGGAACCCGTCGAAGAAATGCAGAAAGGGAATGCGCGACTCAAGCGATGCAGCCTGTGCAATCAGCGCAAAATCCATCGCTTCCTGTACCGAATTTGACGCAAGCAGTGCAAAGCCGGTGGCGCGCGTTGCCATCACATCGCTATGATCGCCGAAAATTGAAAGCCCCTGCGCGGCAAGTGATCGTGCCGCCACGTGGATGACCATCGGTGTGAGTTCACCGGCAATCTTATACATATTGGGAATCATCAGCAGCAAGCCCTGCGATGCCGTGAAGGTTGTGGTTAGTGAACCGGTTTGCAATGCGCCGTGTACAGCGCCCGCCGCGCCGCCTTCGCTTTGCATTTCAATGACCGATGGCACGATGCCCCAGATGTTCGGTTGATGCGCCGCAGACCAGGCATCAGACCATTCGCCCATTGGCGATGATGGCGTAATTGGATAAATGGCAATGACTTCATTGATTCGATAAGCAACGTGGGCGACGGCTTCATTGCCGTCAAAGGTGATTAATTCTCTTTTCATAATTTCCTCTAACGGGCGTGAGAGAGCAAAACCTATTCCAGCGGGAAATTGATTCCAAGTTCGGGGGATTGCGGAAAAATACCAGTGAGAAAACCATACAGGTTGCGATAACGCCCATCATTCGCCGGTTGAATTGTGAAATTTTTCGCAGCAATGGTGATTAACGCGAAGATTTATTCGGGTATGAGTTTTGCACCACAACAAAGATTATTAAACTTTACACACTCGGAGGAGTTATGAGCTTTACCTTATCCAATACGGTTAGAGAAGTCGCGGTTAAATTGCCCGGAGCCACGCGGATATTTGAACGACTGGGTATCGATTATTGTTGTGGCGGCAATCGTTCGCTAAATGAAGCCTGCCAGCTTGCACAGGTTTCAACTGAAGAGGTTTTATCTTCACTGATGGAGCTTGATAAAAACCATGAGCCGTTGCCAAATCACAATTGGCAACAGGAATCGCTTATTGCACTGGTTGATTTTATTGTGCAAACCCATCATGTGTTTACCAAACAGGAGATTGAACGGTTGGAAAAATTACTGATCAGCGTTTGCAAGGCGCACGCCCAAAATCATCCTGAACTTTTACGCTTGAATGAATTATTTAAATTGCTGGCAGAAGATTTACTCCCGCATATGATGAAGGAAGAGAGCGTGCTGTTTCCTTACGTGAAAGCTTTGGAATCGGCGCAGAAAAATCATCATAAACCGCCGATGCCGTTTTTCGGAACCGTGAAAAACCCCGTGAGGATGATGATGATGGAACATGATAACGTCGGTGAATTGCTGCGCATTATGCGAACCATGACCAACAATTATCAGGTTCCGGCGGATGCCTGCATCAGTTATCAAACTTTGTATGAAGCCTTGCCGTCATTTGAAGCAGATTTACACCAGCACATTCACCTGGAAAATAATGTTCTTTTTCCGCGAACCCTGGAATTGGAAAAGGCTGCCTGGTATGAATTGCAACTTGCTTGAATGAACCGATAGGGGAGGAAAAAATGAATCTTCCCTTTAGCGCAGATCAATTCTTTAGCATTTTTGAGACATATAATCGGGCAATTTTTCCCGTTCAGGTGATTGCCTATGCGCTCGGCGGCGTTGCTGTGCTGATGGCGCTTTCAAAATTTTCAAAGCGCGACCAACTGGTAGCTGCGATATTGGCTGCCTTCTGGTTATGGACAGGAATTTTTTATCACTTGATGTATTTCAGCAGCCTTAACCCGGCTGCTTACATTTTTGGTCTGGTATTTATAATTCAGGGGGGGCTGTTACTGTGGTTTGGATTTGTAAAGCAACAGCTCTCTTTTAGTTTTAGCAGAAACCTTCGCAGCCTGGTGGGGGGATTGTTGATACTTTATGCAATGGCGCTGTACCCGGCACTCGGATATGTATTCGACCATGGTTATCCCCAATCACCCATGTTTGGGGTGACGCCCTGCCCGTTGACCATTTTTACTTTGGGTTTCTTCTTATTCGTCCAAAAAAAAGTTCCCTGGCAATTGTTAATCATTCCGCTGTTGTGGTCATTGGTTGGGTCAACGGCAGCTTTTCTCTTTGGGGTGAAAGAGGATTTCGGGTTGCTTGTCGCAGGTCTACTTGTGCTAGCTTTTGTATTTGAGAGCCGTCGCGAAAAAATCCTCGCGCGTCTTTAGTGGGTGGGGAATAAGTCGCACACCATTTCCTGTTCTATGCAAATAGTGGCGATTTTCTGGACTATTCCCCATTTTTTGTGTGGTTCGGTGATTGCTTTAACGATTCTGAATTATTTCAAAATTCAACATGACGGAGAGGTGTGAATATGAAATACATCAGAACCATTCTGGCGTTGTTGTTGACGGTTTTCTGCGGAGCAGGCGGGGGCATATTCCTGACCTTTACGGGCAGCAGTTTAGTTGGCACCTACCTTTACACGGCATTTCCGTTTGCCGTAGCGGTTTTGTTTATCGCCATCGGTTTGGATGTTCTCGGTGACCTGAAACGCCAGGCGTCGGAAACCAAAGAGTCACAAACCGCCGATACGCAGGCTTCCACAACGACGCATCATCCGAAGGCTGCCTGAGCCTGAAATCAATTAGGTGGTTATGAATTCAAATGTTGTTCATCTGCTGCGCTGCAAAGCCTGCGGAAGCGTTAATCGTGTCCCGGCTGATCGGTTGAAGCAAAAATTCATTCCGATTTGCGGGCGTTGCGCTACGGCTTTGTCTCTGGGCGCAGAGCCGGTCATGGTCAACCACAGCAATTTTGCCGAAGTGGTCGAGCAATCGGCGATTCCGGTTGTTGTTGATTTCTGGGCTGACTGGTGCGCGCCCTGCAAAATGCTCGCCCCTGTGCTTGACCAACTGGCAAGCGAACTCGACGGGCGCGTGCAGATTGCCAAATTAAATATCGATGAAAATCAGGCAATGGCTGTGCGGTTTAATGTTCGCAGCATCCCGACATTGATTATTTTCAAAGACGGCAAAGCGGTTGACCGGCTGATTGGTTTGATGAGCAAAGAGCAGATTATGAGCCGGTTGGAAGCTGTGCTGGAGAATTAACTGCGGGTAAGCAAATGAAAATAGAAAGGCAAATTTCGATTTAAAACCCGACAGCCGTTTGTGCATTCAAGCCTTGCCCGCGTGTTCGCAAACCACGATGTGCGCGTAATCAATCGGTTTGAAACGCCGCAGATGAAATTTGTGTCGCAACCCTTCGGCATCATAATCGTGAATCAATCGGAATCCGAAATTCTTTAAATAATCAGCGACTGCTTCGGGTTGCAATCCGAATAGCCACGGTTCACCGAGTTGCGCCACGCGGCGCGCTGCAAATCGCGCTTCGGCATTTGGCGTGGTCTGGTCAATGACTTCCTGCAAGAAATAATCGAATGTGAGTTTGCTCCCCTGGCTTCCCAACAAACGGATTTGCGTTAAAGCGCGCGCCATCGCCTGCTCAGTCAAATAGTACGACACGCCCATCCAGATAATCAGTGAAAGTTGATGGCTGGCGCATCCTGCCTCTTGCAATTTTTCAACGAAGTTATCTTTTTCAAAATCAACGGCGACAAAGCGCAGATTATCGGGGATGCCCAACCGTTCCAAGACTCTGCGTTTGACCTTTTGGGTAGCCGGATGATCGACTTCAAAAACCGTTACGCCACGAAGCGTTTGCTGAATTCTTAACGCCATCGAATCAAACCCCGCGCCTAAAAGCACGAGTTGCTGCAATCCTTGACCAACCATCTCGCTTGCCAGTTCATCGGCAAAACGCGCGCGAATGGCAACGAATTCCTGCCCGCCGGTTGCCCAGAAATCCAGAAAGCGCGATAGCAGACGCGAGCGCATCGGGCTGCGGGCAACCAGGCGCAAATATGGATGTTGAATAAATGCCGATGCGTAAGGGTCGTCGAGTATGCGTTGGGATGGCGGCAGATTCTGTTGTATGGCGCGGGCTAAGGCAACCGCCTCGGCGGTGCGGCTGTAATCTTTTCTCATCAAGCATTCCCCTCAAACCCATCGCAGACGTTTGCGAGAATGAATTCTTTTTGACAATACACTGCTACTTGAGTTGAGCAAGCGGTCTTTGACCGCCTGTTAAAAATCATCGCGGTCAAAGACCGCTTGCTTAAAAATTTTTCCGGTAAAATCAACCGCAAAATGCTCTCAAGAACGGTTGCCAGTGTAGCACATTTTTTTCAGGCAACTGGTATTCGGGAAGAACGAATGAATTCTGGCAAGCGCCTGTGGCAGCGGGTGGGTTGAACACACACAATGAGCCGCCGGTTACCGCCGAATCGTACTGCTTTACTTGCGTTTTTGCAGCGAGGCGCTGAGGCGTTGTGAATTGCCAATCACCGATAAACTCGATAGCAACATGGCGGCGGCGGCAAGCAACGGATTCAACACGCCCGTGACTGCGAGGCTGATGCTCAAGGTGTTATACACGAATGCCCAGAACAGATTTTGTCTGACGACGCGCCAGGTCTTGCGCGAAATCTCGAACGCTTCGATAACTTTCGTCAGTGAATTGCTCATTAACACCATCGCTGCGGCGCGCATCGCGAGGTCTGCCCCCGACCCCACAGCGATGCCTAAATCAGCTTTCGCCAAAGCCGGCGCATCGTTAATGCCATCGCCAATCATGGCGACGACTTTGCCCTGTTGCTGCAATCGCTCAATCACCTGGGTTTTATCATCGGGCAGGGCTTCGGCTATGAATTCATCTGCGCCAACCTGTTTGGTAATCCAGGCGGTCGTGTCTTGCGCGTCACCCGAAACTATCAAGGTTTTGATGCCGCGCGCTCTTAAATCATTCACGACCTGGCGGGCTTCCGGTTTAACCTGGTCGCCGAAGGCGAGCACGCCTTTGATTGCGCCTTGCCAGCCGAAAAATGCCACCGTGCGCCCTTGCCGCTCCCACTGATTGGCGCTTTCCAGAAATTGCGAACCCGACAGTCGCGCTTCGCTTTCGGCGAGTTTGCGATTGCCGATGAAAATGCGTTTGTTTGAAATCTTGCCGGTGATGCCAAGCCCTTTATGAATTTGCACCTCGCGGGCTTCCGTAATATCGATATTTTCATGCTCGGCGTAATTGATGACCGCGCGTCCCAAGGGATGTTCCGAACAGCGTTCAAGCCCAGCGAGCATCGGCAAGTAATGGGTTTTAAAAATCCCGTCGGATAAATTTTCACTTACAGGCGGTTGTAGTGAGTTCTGCAATTGCAGGGCGATGGTTGGAATGAAATTTTCGAGCATCACCGTTTCAGGTTGAATGTCGAAATCTAGGAGCGCGAAGTTGCCTTCGGTGATGGTTCCGGTTTTATCCAATATCACCACATCAACTTTGCGAATGGTTTCCAGTACCCGACTGTCGCTAACGAGTATGCCTGAACGTGAAGCCGCGCCAATGGCGGCGGTGATGGCAAGCGGCGTTGCCATCCCCAACGCACAGGGGCAAGCGATAACCAGAACCGTGATGGCGCGCATCAAGGCATCGCCCAGGTTGGTAAACCCGCCGAGCCAGCAAATCGCAAAAGTTGAAACGGCAACGACAATGACGCCCGGCACGAAAATGCGCGACACTTTATCAACCGTGCGCTCGATTGCCGAACGACTGCTCAGGGCGTGTTCTACCAGGCGAATGATTTGCGCCAGCGTCGTGTCATTGCCAACCTTGGTGGCGCGAATGTGCAGGACGCTACTGACATTGACGCTGCCCGATACCACAGGGCTATCAATCCCTTTAGCGATTGGCGACGATTCGCCTGTGAGCAACGATTCATCGGTATGCGATGCGCCTTCGACCACTACACCATCAGCCGGTATGCGTTCACCGGCTTTGACGACAAAAATATCATCGACACTGAGCGCCTCGATGGAAACAAATTTTTCCAAGCCACCGGCATACAGTCGAACTTTTTTCGGCATTAACCGATAAAGCATGGTGATGGCTTTGCTGGTGCGCTCTTTTGCGCCGCGTTCGATTAATTTGCCAAGTAAAACCAAGGTGACGATTGCTGAAGCGGTATCGAAATAGACATGGGTTTCGCCGCGAAAGGCTTGAATCGAACTGTAAACATAAGCCGCAAGAATGCCTAAACCAAGGAGCGTTTCCATTCTTACAGTGCGATTGATGAAGCCTTGCCAGGCGAGTTGCATAATCGTTTTTGCAGAAAAGAAGATGACAGGCGCAGCCAGCGCCATCAACACAAAGGGCAGGAAACGCGCCAGACTTTCATTGATTTGCTCGAAATATCCAACATAAAGCGCCGTGCTCAACGTCATGATGTTGAGCCACAGAAAACCCGCAATGCCGAGTCGCAAAATTAAATCGCGCCGTTCCGTCTGCGCTGCTTCATTGTCGCCGGTGTATTCGCTGGCTTGATAACCGAGTTGCTTGATGCGCTGAGTGATGCGGTCGGGCGGCAGATATTGCGGGCAGTAACGAACTTTAACTAAATCGGATGCAAAGAACGCTTCAGCGGAAACCACGCCGCGTTCATTCGATAAGGCGTGCTCGATAAGCCAGGCGCAAGACGAACACCACATGCCTGAAACCTGAATCAATGCCTCTTCGGTTGGTGTGCCTTGGGGAATTTCAAGAGTTGATTTTTTAGTTGATTGGGTTCTGCCGGTGGAAATCAGTCCGAGCTGTAAACTGCGTTTGAAAATTTCAGTTTCGCGAATGTCTTCACCGCTGTCGATGACGCCGCTTTCCAGCAATATGGCATAAACATTTGTGCAACCCAGACAACAGAACCATTTGGTTTCATGGTTAAATTGTCGTTGAAATGGATGGCGTCCGACCGGTAATTGACACAGGTCGCACGGATAGTTTGCCTGCTCTTCTTTCATGCAATGACCCTTTTCAATGATGTGATAGTTCGGCGTTTACGGGTTTGCCTTGTTCATCAAGAATGATGGGATTGGCTTTCTTGGAAACGTAATAAACCACAACCAGAATTCCGATAAACAAGACCATCACCAGCGGCAACACGTAGAGTAAAACCGGGTGCCCTGTTTTTGATGCGGGATGAGTTGATTGAATATTCACAGCACTCTCCTTTGAATGAAGCGCAAGTGAGCCGGGAATAATCGACTCACTTGCTGATGAGTTAAAGCAAACTAGAAGCGATAGGACATGCCCATTGCAAATTGCGAACGGGCTTTTAAATCGACGCCCGGCGCAATCTTTCCGGCAAGCTGGGCAACGCCGAAATCAATATTGAAGGGCACATCGCCTTTCGGCACGATGCGCACGAAATA harbors:
- a CDS encoding cation-translocating P-type ATPase, with the translated sequence MKEEQANYPCDLCQLPVGRHPFQRQFNHETKWFCCLGCTNVYAILLESGVIDSGEDIRETEIFKRSLQLGLISTGRTQSTKKSTLEIPQGTPTEEALIQVSGMWCSSCAWLIEHALSNERGVVSAEAFFASDLVKVRYCPQYLPPDRITQRIKQLGYQASEYTGDNEAAQTERRDLILRLGIAGFLWLNIMTLSTALYVGYFEQINESLARFLPFVLMALAAPVIFFSAKTIMQLAWQGFINRTVRMETLLGLGILAAYVYSSIQAFRGETHVYFDTASAIVTLVLLGKLIERGAKERTSKAITMLYRLMPKKVRLYAGGLEKFVSIEALSVDDIFVVKAGERIPADGVVVEGASHTDESLLTGESSPIAKGIDSPVVSGSVNVSSVLHIRATKVGNDTTLAQIIRLVEHALSSRSAIERTVDKVSRIFVPGVIVVAVSTFAICWLGGFTNLGDALMRAITVLVIACPCALGMATPLAITAAIGAASRSGILVSDSRVLETIRKVDVVILDKTGTITEGNFALLDFDIQPETVMLENFIPTIALQLQNSLQPPVSENLSDGIFKTHYLPMLAGLERCSEHPLGRAVINYAEHENIDITEAREVQIHKGLGITGKISNKRIFIGNRKLAESEARLSGSQFLESANQWERQGRTVAFFGWQGAIKGVLAFGDQVKPEARQVVNDLRARGIKTLIVSGDAQDTTAWITKQVGADEFIAEALPDDKTQVIERLQQQGKVVAMIGDGINDAPALAKADLGIAVGSGADLAMRAAAMVLMSNSLTKVIEAFEISRKTWRVVRQNLFWAFVYNTLSISLAVTGVLNPLLAAAAMLLSSLSVIGNSQRLSASLQKRK